Proteins from a genomic interval of Chanos chanos chromosome 3, fChaCha1.1, whole genome shotgun sequence:
- the LOC115808320 gene encoding uncharacterized protein CXorf38 homolog encodes MAIYDDNDQNWLKVAQSLRILRRRLRPFVENETEIYHNSLRTKIRNTSSGTTCQTKCNIKKWNPIPKKLPLMCVACVPWRDEILANHSAKEGPIHWNNCTPHLWPSKKWEVAKAYMPRGLKRKCNFDDFDISALLNLMTCCKYFRRFIQEHKLNQVIEVRNSVMHCPDMTFSKEEKEGHLDKIRDLGQALAQHAPDLMKLSEEIEMTPLYLIMVAQGPRLEAAFVPRIDDVSTVGTTFWTLKERTEFLLQCYDEGQLDGLKEAVRGTINCLERNKYYGFDLSKEEEILLWMEEQLIQQEKSAKAQQAARRLFLSYGLIFAVSLLWPRLLSLLAHSA; translated from the exons ATGGCGATATATGATGACAATGACCAAAACTGGCTTAAAGTAGCACAGAGTCTCCGTATTCTGCGAAGGCGTCTTCGACCATTCGTTGAGAATGAGACGGAAATTTACCACAATTCCCTTCGAACTAAAATACGCAACACGTCCAGCGGGACGACCTGTCAAACCAAATGTAACATAAAGAAATGGAACCCAATTCCGAAAAAG CTTCCTTtgatgtgtgtggcatgtgttcCATGGAGAGATGAGATTCTGGCCAATCACAGTGCAAAGGAGGGACCGATACACTGGAATAATTGTACACCACACCTTTGGCCATCTAAGAAGTGGGAGGTAGCTAAG GCTTACATGCCTCGGGGACTGAAGAGGAAATGCAACTTTGACGACTTTGACATTTCTGCACTTCTCAATTTAATGACCTGCTGCAAATATTTCAGACGATTTATACAGGAACACAAGCTCAATCAG gtCATTGAGGTGAGGAACTCAGTGATGCATTGTCCTGATATGACCTTTAGTAAGGAGGAAAAGGAAGGTCATCTGGACAAGATCAGAGACCTTGGACAGGCCTTAGCACAACATGCACCAGACCTGATGAAACTTTCTGAAGAGATTGAAATG ACGCCACTGTACCTCATCATGGTGGCTCAGGGTCCTAGACTGGAAGCAGCTTTTGTCCCTCGTATTGATGATGTGTCGACAGTGGGAACAACATTCTGGACACTGAAAGAAAGGACAGAGTTCTTGCTCCAATGTTATGATGAGGGTCAGCTGGATGGCCTCAAA GAGGCTGTACGGGGGACGATAAACTGTTTGGAGCGTAATAAATATTATGGGTTTGATCTGTCCAAGGAGGAGGAAATACTGCTATGGATGGAGGAGCAACTGATACAGCAAGAGAAAAGTGCCAAAGCACAGCAAGCAGCAAGAAGACTGTTTCTCTCATATGGGCTTATTTTTGCAGTGTCTCTCCTCTGGCCACGTTTGTTGAGCCTCTTAGCACATAGTGCTTGA